In one window of Erythrolamprus reginae isolate rEryReg1 chromosome 1, rEryReg1.hap1, whole genome shotgun sequence DNA:
- the VPS18 gene encoding vacuolar protein sorting-associated protein 18 homolog: MATILDEYVASLSHSTSSQQSRVNLGIPHTGYVNARLEKETPIFNKQRIDFTPPKQINSMVVSSNQLCMSLGKDIIFRLDVAKADEPNQVELGRKDEASVYKLFLDHTGSHLIIALNSSECLYLNRNTQKIRLLSRWKGHLIESVGWNKIFGTEINTGPILVGTSQGQIYEAEISVTEGSLFSTNPDQYFRLIYTLEEEAGPAPVCCLEIERGVDGKWFIIATTHKRLFQFVGKIPEGSEPQAFGTIFSMPEDHLPGFREFPASLGYSEIAFYTPKLRSSPSAFAWMMGNGVLYGSLDYGRPDSVLSDEQVWEYPSDVDTLANKPISIVLTQFHFLLLFPDRVKAVCTLNGQVVFQDVFLEKFGSLKRMIKDPAFGQIWIHTEKVVFRYNVQRESRDVWKMYMNINKFDLAKEYCKDRPECLDTVLAKEAEYCFQNKRYLESAKCYALTQNYFEEIALKFIEAKQEEALMEFLIKKLACLKQSETTQITLLTTWLTELYLNRLGVLEGDGSKQDLYELTKEKFRSFLSSPKIKDSLRNNRSTIHELLASHGDTDHMVYFAVIMNDYERVIAHYCQHENYNEALKVLSRIKNEELFYKFSPILIQHMPKKVVDAWIEMGKDLDAKRLIPALVTYSQSGSTQQINEAIRYMEFCVNELEETQEAIHNYLLSLYALCRPDSLLSYLEHAGTFADSIHYDLKYALRLCAEHSHHRACVHVYKVMEMYEEAVDLALQVDVDMAKSCADLPEEDEELRKKLWLKIARHVVQEEKDVKKAMACLSSCNLLKIEDVLPFFPDFVTIDHFKEAICNSLEAYNKHIEELKTEMEEATQSAERIRDDIQEMRNKYGSVEPQEKCAACDFPLLNRPFYLFLCGHMFHYDCLLQAVYPNLPAYKQAKLEDLQKKMLAASQPSKSHHRHKDTADTLGQGKGQPSREQTKADIDDIVAAECVYCGDIMIRSIDKPFIDPERYHEEMQSWL; the protein is encoded by the exons atggcTACCATTCTGGACGAGTACGTGGCGTCGCTTTCCCATTCCACCTCCTCGCAGCAGAGTCGTGTGAACCTGGGCATCCCGCACACGg GATATGTAAATGCTCGCCTGGAAAAAGAAACACCAATTTTTAACAAACAAAGAATTGACTTCACACCTCCCAAGCAGATTAATAGTATGGTTGTCTCATCTAACCAACTGTGTATGAGTCTTGGAAAAGACATAATATTTAG ACTTGATGTAGCCAAGGCTGATGAGCCCAATCAGGTTGAACTTGGACGAAAAGATGAAGCCAGTGTTTATAAGCTTTTCTTGGATCATACAG GTTCCCATCTTATCATTGCCCTGAATAGCAGTGAGTGTCTCTACTTGAACAGAAATACTCAAAAGATACGTCTTCTTTCCCGTTGGAAAGGTCATTTGATTGAAAGTGTGGGCTGGAATAAAATTTTTGGCACAGAGATAAACACTGGGCCCATTTTGGTTGGAACATCACAAGGTCAAATATATGAGGCTGAGATTTCTGTCACTGAAGGCAGCCTCTTTAGTACTAATCCTGATCAATATTTCCGCCTGATTTATACCTTGGAGGAGGAAGCTGGTCCTGCCCCAGTCTGTTGCCTTGAAATAGAACGAGGAGTTGATGGGAAATGGTTTATCATTGCCACCACTCATAAGAGGCTTTTCCAGTTTGTTGGCAAGATTCCAGAAGGGTCAGAACCTCAAGCCTTTGGCACCATATTTAGCATGCCTGAAGATCATTTGCCTGGATTTCGAGAATTTCCGGCTAGTCTTGGCTACAGTGAAATTGCATTCTACACTCCCAAGCTTCGCTCTTCGCCCAGCGCTTTTGCTTGGATGATGGGAAACGGGGTCCTGTATGGCTCTCTGGATTACGGACGTCCTGATTCTGTCCTGAGTGATGAGCAAGTGTGGGAATATCCTTCGGATGTAGACACGCTAGCCAATAAACCCATCTCCATAGTGCTCACCCAGTTCCATTTTCTGCTGCTTTTCCCTGATAGAGTGAAAGCTGTGTGCACTCTGAATGGGCAAGTTGTCTTCCAGGATGTATTCCTAGAAAAGTTTGGCTCACTAAAGCGTATGATCAAAGATCCTGCATTTGGACAAATCTGGATTCACACCGAGAAAGTTGTGTTCCGGTATAATGTTCAGCGAGAATCCCGCGACGTATGGAAGATGTACATGAATATCAACAAGTTTGATTTGGCTAAAGAGTACTGTAAAGACCGGCCCGAGTGCCTAGATACTGTGCTGGCCAAAGAAGCAGAATACTGTTTCCAAAACAAGAGATATCTGGAGAGTGCAAAGTGTTATGCACTGACCCAAAATTACTTTGAGGAGATTGCTCTTAAGTTTATTGAAGCTAAACAGGAAGAGGCACTGATGGAATTTTTGATAAAGAAACTGGCTTGCTTGAAGCAGTCTGAAACGACACAAATAACTCTGCTCACCACTTGGTTGACTGAACTATATTTAAATCGCTTGGGGGTGCTGGAAGGGGATGGGTCAAAGCAAGACCTCTATgagctgaccaaggagaagtTCCGGAGTTTCTTGAGTAGCCCCAAAATCAAAGACTCCCTTCGCAACAACCGATCTACTATTCACGAGCTCTTGGCAAGTCATGGGGATACAGACCACATGGTGTACTTTGCTGTCATAATGAACGATTACGAGCGAGTGATAGCCCATTACTGTCAACATGAAAATTATAACGAAGCGTTAAAAGTCCTGTCCAGAATCAAGAATGAGGAACTCTTTTACAAGTTCTCTCCAATTTTGATCCAGCATATGCCCAAGAAAGTGGTAGACGCTTGGATTGAAATGGGCAAGGACTTGGATGCCAAGAGGCTAATCCCTGCTCTTGTCACCTACAGTCAGAGCGGGAGTACCCAGCAGATCAACGAAGCCATTCGATACATGGAATTCTGTGTGAATGAGCTAGAAGAAACTCAGGAGGCCATTCACAATTATTTGTTGTCCCTCTATGCTTTGTGTCGGCCGGACTCATTACTGTCCTACTTGGAACATGCCGGAACCTTTGCTGACAGTATCCATTATGACCTGAAGTACGCACTTAGGCTTTGTGCAGAACATAGCCACCACCGAGCTTGTGTTCATGTTTATAAAGTTATGGAGATGTATGAAGAAGCCGTTGATCTAGCTTTACAG GTGGATGTAGATATGGCAAAATCCTGTGCAGATCTTCCAGAAGAGGACGAGGAGTTGAGGAAAAAGCTGTGGCTGAAAATTGCTCGTCACGTTGTACAAGAAGAGAAGGATGTTAAGAAGGCCATGGCTTGCCTTTCTAGTTGCAATCTGCTGAAGATTGAAGATGTGTTGCCTTTCTTCCCAGACTTTGTCACCATCGATCACTTCAAGGAGGCGATCTGCAACTCTTTAGAGGCCTACAACAAGCACATAGAGGAGCTGAAGACAGAGATGGAGGAAGCCACCCAAAGTGCTGAAAGGATCAGGGACGACATTCAGGAGATGAGAAACAAATATGGCTCTGTTGAACCACAAGAGAAGTGTGCAGCATGTGATTTCCCACTTCTTAACCGTCCTTTTTACCTTTTTCTTTGTGGCCACATGTTTCACTATGATTGCCTTCTACAGGCCGTTTACCCAAATTTGCCTGCCTATAAGCAAGCTAAGCTGGAAGACCTTCAAAAGAAGATGCTGGCTGCAAGCCAGCCTTCCAAATCCCATCACCGCCATAAGGATACAGCAGATACTCTTGGTCAAGGAAAAGGTCAGCCAAGTCGAGAACAGACAAAAGCTGACATAGATGACATTGTGGCAGCTGAATGTGTATATTGTGGTGACATCATGATCCGATCCATTGATAAGCCTTTCATTGACCCAGAGAGATATCACGAAGAGATGCAGAGCTGGCTGTAG